From a region of the Arachis ipaensis cultivar K30076 chromosome B09, Araip1.1, whole genome shotgun sequence genome:
- the LOC107617795 gene encoding pentatricopeptide repeat-containing protein At5g02860, which yields MEIAQKVALPLLLTKGSTSRHHSHSTNAIFSTPTTSTPSSSSSSSSSSSSSPLIHHLNSDSTSSSRRRTSTSIGKSSDPNRGKPWFNHHRLSPPAQRLLQTLTDAQFHDDSLELDHLLESLFDHHQQQLPNSLSSDILAIIKALGFHKKYDLAFSVFDWVRRREKEQANSASPSLLSGSSIAVIVNILGKSGRVSCASSLLHTLRHDDGVEVDVYAYTSLISAFASNGRYRDAVNVFNKMQQEDGCTPTLITYNVILSVYGKMGMPWSKIMALFDSMKNNGVSPDLYTYNTLISCCRRGSLYQEAVELFEQLKLAGFSPDKVTYNALLDVFGKSRRPKEAMQVLKEMESNGFSPTCVTYNSLISAYARGGLLEEATRLKNQMVEKGIKPDVFTYTTLLSGFERAGKDEFAIKVFEEMRAAGCKPNICTFNALIKMHGNRGKFAEMMKVFEDIKVCKCSPDIVTWNTLLAVFGQNGMDSEVSGVFKEMKRAGFVPERDTFNTLISAYSRCGSFDQAIDVYKSMLEAGVAPDLSSYNAVLAALARGGLWKQSEKVLAEMEDGWCKPNELTYSCLLHAYANAKEIEKMNALAERIYSGSIETHAVLLKTLVLVNSKSDLLMETERAFSELTKRGISPDITTLNAMISIYGRRQMAAKTNEILNFMIESGFTPTLTTYNSLMYMYSRSENFQKSEEILREILEKGMKPDRISYNTVIYAYCRNGREKEATRIFSEMKDSGLVPDVVTYNTFIGTYAADSLFVKAIEVVRYMIKQGCKPNQNTYNSIVDCYCKLNQQEEAKEFVENLPNLDPQVSQDEQRRLLERIASKWQ from the coding sequence ATGGAGATAGCACAAAAGGTAGCACTTCCTCTTCTCCTCACAAAAGGTTCCACTTCCAGACACCACTCTCATTCTACCAATGCTATTTTTTCAACACCCACAACCTccacaccttcttcttcttcttcttcttcttcttcttcttcttcttcacctctCATCCACCACCTCAATTCCGACTCCACCTCCTCCTCCCGCCGCCGTACCTCCACCTCAATCGGCAAGTCCTCCGACCCCAACCGCGGGAAGCCTTGGTTCAATCACCACCGTCTCTCTCCTCCAGCTCAGCGTCTTCTTCAAACCCTAACCGACGCTCAATTCCACGATGACTCTCTCGAATTGGACCACCTTCTAGAATCTCTATTCGACCACCACCAGCAGCAACTTCCAAATTCCTTATCCTCTGATATTCTCGCCATAATCAAGGCCTTAGGGTTTCACAAGAAATACGACCTTGCTTTCTCCGTCTTCGATTGGGTTCGCCGCAGAGAGAAGGAGCAAGCTAACTCCGCCTCCCCTTCTCTCTTGTCTGGCTCCTCCATCGCCGTCATCGTCAACATTCTCGGCAAATCGGGTCGGGTATCATGTGCTTCCTCATTGCTCCACACTCTCCGGCACGACGACGGAGTCGAGGTAGACGTCTATGCCTATACTTCACTGATATCTGCTTTTGCCAGCAATGGCAGGTACAGGGATGCAGTCAATGTCTTCAACAAGATGCAGCAAGAAGATGGCTGCACTCCTACATTGATCACTTACAATGTCATTCTCAGTGTTTATGGCAAGATGGGCATGCCTTGGTCTAAGATCATGGCTCTTTTTGATTCCATGAAAAACAATGGGGTTTCCCCTGATTTATATACTTACAATACCCTAATTAGTTGTTGTCGTCGCGGTTCTTTGTACCAAGAAGCTGTGGAACTTTTTGAACAGTTGAAGCTTGCCGGGTTTTCGCCCGATAAGGTTACCTATAATGCGCTGTTGGATGTGTTTGGCAAGTCTAGACGCCCCAAGGAGGCTATGCAGGTGCTAAAGGAGATGGAGAGTAATGGATTCTCTCCCACTTGTGTGACTTATAACTCGCTGATATCGGCTTATGCCAGAGGTGGTTTGCTGGAGGAGGCTACACGGCTTAAGAACCAGATGGTGGAGAAAGGGATTAAACCGGATGTGTTTACCTACACCACCCTTTTGTCGGGATTTGAGAGAGCCGGGAAGGATGAGTTCGCAATCAAAGTTTTCGAGGAGATGAGAGCCGCAGGATGCAAGCCTAATATTTGCACCTTCAATGCTCTTATCAAGATGCATGGTAACCGGGGGAAGTTTGCCGAGATGATGAAGGTTTTTGAGGATATCAAGGTGTGCAAGTGTTCGCCCGATATTGTTACTTGGAACACCCTTCTGGCTGTGTTTGGACAGAATGGAATGGACTCCGAAGTCTCGGGAGTATTCAAAGAAATGAAGAGAGCGGGGTTTGTGCCAGAGAGGGACACCTTCAACACCCTGATAAGTGCTTACAGCAGGTGTGGTTCCTTTGATCAGGCAATAGACGTCTATAAGAGTATGCTGGAAGCAGGGGTGGCTCCTGATCTTTCTAGCTACAATGCTGTTTTAGCTGCATTGGCTCGAGGAGGGCTTTGGAAACAATCTGAGAAAGTCCTTGCCGAAATGGAGGATGGCTGGTGTAAACCTAACGAGTTGACCTACTCTTGTTTACTTCATGCTTATGCCAATGCTAAGGAAATTGAAAAGATGAATGCTTTGGCcgagagaatatactctggctctATCGAGACACATGCTGTTCTTTTGAAGACCCTTGTACTGGTAAATAGCAAGAGTGATCTCCTAATGGAAACAGAGCGCGCCTTTTCGGAGTTGACGAAAAGAGGAATTTCGCCTGACATAACTACTCTGAATGCAATGATTTCAATATATGGGAGGAGGCAAATGGCAGCTAAAACCAATGAGATTCTGAATTTCATGATTGAGAGTGGATTCACTCCAACTCTGACTACTTATAATAGCCTGATGTACATGTACAGTCGTTCTGAAAACTTCCAAAAATCAGAAGAAATCTTACGGGAGATTCTGGAGAAAGGTATGAAACCCGATAGAATCTCATACAACACGGTCATCTATGCATATTGTAGGAACGGTAGGGAGAAAGAAGCGACACGGATATTTTCCGAAATGAAGGATTCTGGTCTTGTTCCTGATGTTGTAACATACAACACGTTTATTGGAACTTATGCTGCTGACTCTTTGTTTGTCAAGGCTATTGAGGTAGTTCGATACATGATAAAGCAAGGATGCAAGCCAAACCAAAATACTTACAACTCCATAGTTGATTGTTACTGTAAGCTCAATCAGCAAGAGGAGGCAAAAGAGTTTGTTGAAAACCTTCCTAATCTTGATCCACAGGTTTCCCAGGATGAACAGAGAAGGTTGCTGGAGAGAATAGCAAGTAAATGGCAGTAA
- the LOC107616815 gene encoding probable polyamine transporter At1g31830: MSHEMESNGSIEYVALGGEGSSVNLEKFQKVPIIPLIFLIFYEVSGGPFGVEDTVRAAGPLLALIGFLVFPFIWSVPEALITAEMGTMFPENGGYVVWVSSALGPYWGFQLGWMKWLSGVIDNALYPVLFLDYLKSAIPALESGFPRIIAVLILTLALTYMNYRGLTIVGWIAIFLGIFSLLPFMVMGVIAVPRLKPRRWIMVDLKNVNWGLYLNTLFWNLNYWDSISTLAGEVDDPEKTLPRALFYAVLLVVFGYLFPLLIGTGAVPVNPELWSDGYFSDVARSIGGVWLRIWVQAASALSNMGMFMAEMSSDSFQLLGMAERGMLPEFFAKRSSFGTPLIGILFSASGVILLSWLSFQEIVAAENFLYCFGMLMELVAFVKLRMKFPTLNRPYKVPVGSKGAILMCLVPSLLIFVVLAFTTFKVFVISISAVMVGLVLRPCLKYVEHKRWLEFSVNSDLPDIQTTLH; this comes from the coding sequence ATGTCACATGAAATGGAGTCCAATGGTTCTATTGAATATGTAGCTCTAGGAGGAGAAGGTTCCAGTGTAAATCTAGAGAAGTTCCAGAAGGTTCCAATCATACCACTAATCTTCTTGATCTTCTATGAGGTATCAGGTGGACCCTTTGGTGTGGAAGACACAGTAAGAGCAGCTGGTCCATTGTTAGCACTCATTGGTTTCTTGGTGTTCCCATTTATATGGAGTGTTCCTGAGGCACTAATCACTGCAGAAATGGGAACAATGTTTCCAGAAAATGGTGGCTATGTAGTTTGGGTTTCATCTGCATTGGGTCCTTATTGGGGTTTCCAATTGGGTTGGATGAAATGGCTAAGTGGTGTCATTGACAATGCTTTATACCCAGTTTTGTTCTTGGATTATCTCAAATCAGCTATTCCAGCTTTGGAATCTGGTTTTCCAAGAATCATAGCAGTGTTAATCTTAACTTTAGCACTCACTTACATGAACTATAGAGGTTTAACAATTGTGGGTTGGATTGCTATATTTCTCGGAATCTTTTCGCTGCTTCCTTTCATGGTTATGGGAGTTATAGCAGTTCCAAGATTGAAGCCAAGAAGGTGGATCATGGTGGATTTGAAGAATGTgaattggggtttgtacttgaaCACATTGTTCTGGAATTTGAACTATTGGGACTCAATTAGTACTTTGGCAGGAGAAGTGGATGATCCTGAAAAAACTCTCCCAAGAGCACTATTCTATGCTGTGTTGTTGGTTGTCTTTGGATACCTTTTTCCTCTTTTGATTGGTACCGGCGCCGTTCCGGTGAACCCCGAGTTATGGTCCGATGGTTACTTCTCGGATGTTGCAAGATCGATTGGAGGAGTTTGGTTGAGAATTTGGGTGCAAGCAGCATCTGCATTGTCAAATATGGGAATGTTTATGGCTGAGATGAGTAGTGACTCATTCCAGCTTCTTGGGATGGCAGAAAGGGGAATGCTTCCTGAGTTCTTTGCAAAAAGATCAAGTTTTGGGACACCCCTTATTGGGATTCTGTTCTCAGCTTCTGGGGTGATCTTGCTTTCATGGTTGAGCTTCCAAGAAATTGTTGCTGCTGAGAACTTCTTGTACTGTTTTGGCATGCTTATGGAGCTTGTTGCATTTGTGAAGTTGAGGATGAAGTTTCCAACTCTCAATAGGCCTTATAAGGTGCCTGTTGGGAGTAAAGGAGCAATTTTGATGTGTTTGGTGCCATCATTGCTAATATTTGTGGTTTTGGCATTTACAACATTCAAGGTTTTTGTTATCAGCATTTCAGCTGTGATGGTAGGGCTTGTGTTGAGGCCTTGTTTGAAATATGTGGAGCACAAAAGATGGCTTGAATTCTCTGTTAATTCTGATCTTCCAGATATTCAAACCACCTTACACTAG
- the LOC107619622 gene encoding pentatricopeptide repeat-containing protein At4g35130, chloroplastic produces MVNMGGLCHHHHHTIFLSSTNNTPPIHHKRSKKPTTAFAHPHNHSRASSSSSLSRLSRALVDTVSSGSMQHAHSLFDKMSHSNTFHWNLMIRGYTDNGFFLHALNLYLTMRFQGVPADHFTYPFVLKACGGLLDFREGEKVHGSLFKMGLAEDLYVCNSLIGMYGKFGHIDSAVKVFEEMPLPDLVSWNSMVGAYLMVQQYFTSLKWFRTMLQAGICPNKFSLINALEACSHCFYNLWGREVHCYALKIGFESDVMIQTSLLDMYSKCRLLSYAERIFDSISSRNIVAWNAMIGAYALNGQPIQAFDSLENILKDDKLAVDNVTLINLLPSCAQLGAVLQGKTIHGLAIRKSFLPHPVLETALLDMYGEFGILKLAEVTFDQMMDKNLITWNAMIAAYVQNDWYRKALKLFEELLSGYLKPDTVTIASILPAYANLASLRECRQIHGYIMKLNFHLNTFVSNSIMYMYASCGDLALACRIFRGMACRDIISWNTIIMAYAIHGMGRMSIELFSEMKSRGIEPNDSTFVSLLSACSNSGLVNEGWAYYNSMKLDYGIEPKIEHYGCMLDLIGRTGNLDQALSFIEEMPLLPTARIWGSLLNASRNKGNIELAELAAERILSIKHDNTGCYILLSNMYAEAGRWEKVEHIKSIMKKKGLEKTLPCSTVETKFRLHRFTNKQRSHDESAMVYEILDIISRNMGHGKCIHSATKFKPSELARKKANSPENHSVRLAICFGLISTKLGDPVLVRKNTRICEDCHVAAKRISHISKREIIVGDPKVFHHFRDGYCSCGDYW; encoded by the coding sequence ATGGTGAATATGGGTGGCTTGTGTCACCATCATCATCACACCATTTTCCTCAGCTCCACCAACAACACTCCCCCTATTCACCATAAACGCTCCAAGAAACCCACCACCGCCTTTGCTCACCCCCACAACCATTCCAgagcttcatcatcttcttctttgtcTCGGCTTTCAAGGGCTCTAGTTGATACTGTGTCATCTGGGTCTATGCAACATGCACACTCCCTGTTCGACAAAATGTCTCACTCAAACACCTTTCATTGGAACCTCATGATAAGAGGCTATACGGATAACGGCTTCTTTCTACATGCTCTCAACTTGTATCTCACAATGCGCTTTCAAGGGGTTCCCGCCGATCATTTTACATACCCTTTTGTCCTCAAAGCTTGTGGTGGCTTGTTGGATTTCCGAGAAGGCGAAAAGGTTCATGGGAGCTTGTTTAAAATGGGTTTGGCCGAGGATCTTTATGTTTGCAATTCACTCATTGGGATGTATGGCAAGTTTGGTCACATTGATTCTGCAGTCAAGGTGTTTGAGGAAATGCCTCTTCCAGACTTGGTTTCTTGGAACTCAATGGTTGGCGCGTATTTGATGGTCCAACAATATTTCACCTCTTTGAAGTGGTTTAGGACGATGCTCCAGGCTGGGATTTGCCCCAATAAGTTCAGCTTAATCAATGCGCTGGAGGCATGTTCTCACTGTTTTTATAATTTATGGGGAAGAGAAGTGCATTGCTATGCGCTCAAGATTGGTTTTGAATCAGATGTTATGATCCAGACATCGCTTCTTGACATGTACAGCAAGTGTAGGTTGTTAAGTTATGCAGAGAGGATTTTCGATAGTATATCTTCGAGGAACATTGTTGCTTGGAATGCAATGATTGGTGCTTATGCTCTGAACGGTCAACCAATTCAGGCCTTTGATTCTTTGGAGAATATACTCAAGGATGATAAATTGGCTGTTGATAATGTCACACTCATAAACCTGCTTCCTTCCTGTGCACAACTAGGAGCTGTTTTGCAGGGTAAGACTATCCATGGACTTGCCATAAGGAAAAGCTTTCTACCTCATCCGGTATTGGAAACAGCTCTGCTCGACATGTATGGCGAGTTTGGAATACTGAAGTTGGCAGAGGTAACCTTCGATCAAATGATGGATAAGAACTTGATAACATGGAATGCCATGATTGCTGCATATGTGCAGAATGATTGGTACAGGAAGGCCTTAAAGCTATTTGAAGAACTTTTGAGTGGGTATCTTAAACCGGATACAGTTACTATCGCAAGCATCCTTCCTGCCTATGCAAATTTAGCATCATTAAGGGAGTGCAGACAAATTCATGGTTATATCATGAAATTGAATTTTCACTTGAATACTTttgtttcaaattcaattatgtaTATGTATGCAAGTTGTGGAGATCTAGCGTTAGCATGCAGGATTTTTCGTGGAATGGCTTGTAGAGATATAATATCATGGAACACCATCATAATGGCTTATGCGATTCATGGTATGGGGAGAATGTCTATTGAACTATTTTCCGAGATGAAGAGTAGAGGAATTGAGCCTAATGATAGCACCTTTGTTTCCCTGTTATCTGCTTGTAGCAATTCTGGCCTGGTAAACGAAGGTTGGGCATACTACAACTCGATGAAATTAGACTACGGAATAGAGCCTAAAATAGAGCATTATGGATGTATGCTTGATCTTATTGGTAGAACTGGCAACTTGGATCAAGCCCTGAGTTTTATAGAAGAAATGCCACTGTTGCCTACAGCGCGCATATGGGGATCCCTGCTAAATGCTAGCAGAAACAAAGGAAACATAGAATTGGCTGAACTCGCTGCCGAAAGGATATTGTCAATAAAGCATGACAATACTGGATGTTACATCTTGCTTTCAAACATGTATGCTGAAGCTGGGAGATGGGAGAAGGTGGAACACATAAAGTCTATTATGAAGAAAAAAGGATTAGAGAAAACCCTGCCTTGCAGCACAGTTGAAACCAAATTTAGGCTGCACAGGTTTACTAATAAACAGAGATCTCATGATGAATCAGCAATGGTTTATGAAATTCTAGATATCATTTCAAGGAACATGGGTCATGGAAAATGCATCCATAGTGCTACAAAATTCAAGCCATCAGAGTTGGCTAGGAAAAAGGCAAACTCGCCTGAGAACCACAGTGTACGATTGGCCATATGTTTTGGACTCATCTCCACGAAACTTGGAGATCCTGTTCTTGTAAGAAAAAACACAAGAATATGTGAAGATTGTCATGTTGCTGCAAAGAGGATCTCTCATATATCTAAGAGAGAAATTATAGTGGGAGACCCCAAAGTCTTCCACCACTTCAGAGATGGCTACTGCTCCTGTGGTGACTACTGGTAA
- the LOC107619347 gene encoding uncharacterized protein LOC107619347, with product METLATPSSATLPSPSSPFSIFPSTRRFSLSPKSLHFRLSSKRDDDHDSNSQSNSMEINNDNSNANLLPVLSDRRLSLSPLSKDAAMGLVLSAAAGRGWTTGSGMEGPSVPAVGHDGESGTGNISTFPWSLFTKSPRRRMLVAFTCTICGQRTTRAINPHAYTDGTVFVQCCGCNAYHKLVDHLNLFQETNCYLNSSFNYKGHGWDDLKFRFMDIDEDNDDDIFPIS from the exons ATGGAAACCTTGGCTACACCTTCCTCTGCAACTCTTCCATCTCCTTCTTCCCCTTTCTCCATCTTCCCCTCAACAAGAAGATTCTCCCTTTCTCCCAAATCCCTCCACTTTCGTTTATCTTCCAAGC GTGATGACGACCATGATTCAAACTCCCAATCCAATTCCATGGAAATCAACAACGACAACTCCAACGCCAACCTCCTCCCAGTTCTCAGCGATCGCCGCCTCTCCCTTTCTCCGCTCTCGAAA GATGCTGCTATGGGATTGGTACTAAGTGCTGCTGCTGGTAGAGGATGGACAACAGGGTCAGGGATGGAAGGGCCCTCTGTTCCTGCAGTTGGCCACGACGGCGAATCAGGAACCGGGAACATCTCCACTTTCCCATGGTCTCTCTTCACAAAATCGCCTCGGCGAAGAATGCTCGTGGCTTTTACATGCACCATCTGTGGCCAGCGAACTACAAGGGCTATCAATCCTCATGCTTACACTGATGGAACTGTGTTTGTGCAG TGCTGTGGATGCAATGCATATCATAAGCTGGTGGATCACTTGAACTTATTTCAGGAGACGAATTGTTATCTGAATTCAAGTTTCAATTATAAAGGACATGGTTGGGATGATCTCAAGTTTAGGTTTATGGACATAGATGAAGACAATGATGATGACATATTCCCCATTTCATGA